The proteins below come from a single Equus quagga isolate Etosha38 unplaced genomic scaffold, UCLA_HA_Equagga_1.0 95113_RagTag, whole genome shotgun sequence genomic window:
- the LOC124234597 gene encoding GTPase IMAP family member 6-like — protein MSWIFSYALDTFLSFLPSSPPKGYNEWAPKGETKNSQEHSAPGDRKHGHSSCPPAHRATEEEKYKQLLQENPIGALPQDLKEAMSPGLRKSELSPQRLRLILVGKTGTGKSATGNSILGRKVFESKLSARPVTKAFQTGSRGWAGKELEVIDTPDILSPQAPPAMAAQGICEAIAFSSPGPHAVLLVTQLGRFTEEDQQVVRRLQEVFGVGILAYTILVFTRKEDLEGGSLEEYVRETDNQGLDKLDVVCERRHCGFNNRAEGAEQEAQLKELMEKIEGILWENEGHCYSNKAYQYSQQNVLLKEVQERRTVQGQGSEEVLSEESRLERLCHIQKESEETHKHLLKRAPI, from the exons ATGTCCTGGATATTTTCATACGCCTTGGacaccttcctctccttcctcccttcaagCCCCCCAAAAGGCTACAACGAGTGGGCCCCAAAAGGAGAGACCAAGAATTCACAAGAGCACTCGGCCCCAGGAGACAGGAAACATGGCCATTCCTCTTGTCCACCGGCCCACAGAGCG acagaggaagaaaaatacaaacagctTCTTCAGGAGAATCCCATAGGAGCGCTGCCCCAGGACCTTAAAGAGGCCATGTCACCAG GTCTGAGAAAGAGCGAACTGAGCCCACAGAGACTGAGGCTCATCCTGGTGGGGAAAACCGGAACCGGGAAAAGTGCAACAGGAAACAGCATCCTGGGCAGGAAAGTGTTTGAGTCTAAACTCAGCGCTAGACCAGTGACCAAGGCCTTCCAGACGGGGAGCCGAGGATGGGCCGGGAAGGAACTGGAGGTCATCGACACACCTGACATTTTGTCCCCTCAGGCCCCACCAGCAATGGCAGCTCAGGGCATCTGTGAAGCCATTGCCTTCTCCTCCCCGGGGCCTCATGCCGTGCTCCTGGTGACACAGCTGGGCCGGTTCACAGAAGAGGATCAGCAGGTGGTCAGGCGCCTCCAGGAGGTCTTCGGAGTGGGCATCCTGGCCTACACCATCCTGGTGTTCACCCGGAAGGAAGACCTGGAGGGTGGCTCCCTGGAAGAGTATGTACGAGAGACCGACAACCAGGGCCTTGACAAGCTGGATGTGGTGTGTGAGCGACGCCACTGCGGCTTCAACAACAGGGCGGAGGGGGCGGAGCAGGAGGCCCAGCTGAAGGAGCTGATGGAGAAAATCGAAGGAATCCTGTGGGAAAATGAAGGCCACTGCTACAGCAACAAGGCTTACCAATACTCCCAGCAAAACGTTCTGCTCAAAGAAGTGCAGGAAAGGCGAACCGTCCAGGGACAAGGCTCTGAGGAAGTGCTCAGTGAGGAGTCCCGGCTGGAGAGGCTGTGCCACATCCAGAAGGAATCTGAGGAGACTCACAAACATCTCCTGAAGAGGGCGCCCATCTGA